In the genome of Synergistaceae bacterium, the window GCCTGGAACTGAAATATTTTGTGTGCGAGACCTACGGGCGGGTTCTGGAAAGTCTCATCCGGGAATATGAACCAGCTGTATTCTTGGCTGCGGCGACCTCTATGGGGAGGACCCTGATGCCTTACACAGCGGTGAAAATCCCCACGGGACTCACTGCCGACTGCACCGAACTCGATATCGAGGAAGGCACGGGCAACCTCTTGCAGACCCGACCCGCGATCGGGGGCAACATCATGGCTACTATTAAAACGCCCGATCACCGGCCGCAAATGGCTACGGTGCGCCCTAAATCGTCTCGTCCCCTTCCAGCGGACGCCTCCCGCAAGGGAGAGATTCTGCATCTTCCCCTGAATAAGGCGCTGATTGACCCACGGACCCAAGTGCGAGGCTATCGGAGAGAAGAGTCGGAGATCCTAGGTCTGGACGAAGCGGACATCATAGTCTCTGGAGGTCGGGGCCTCAAAAAAGGTGAAAATTTCCACCTCATTCACTCGCTGGCCAAACAGTTAGGCGGCGCGGTAGGTGCGAGCCGCGACGCGGTGGACCGGGGCTGGATATCCTACCCCCACCAGGTGGGCCTGAGCGGCAAAACTGTGTCCCCCAAAATCTACATTGGCGTGGGAATATCGGGGGCCATCCAACACCTGGCGGGGATCAAGACCAGTGAAACTATCGTGAGCATCAACTCCGATCCCGATGCGACCCTTCATAAAATAGCGGACCTCGCTATTGTGGGTGACGCGTTTCAGGTCATTCCCGAAATTCAAAAACGCCTCGGCGAGAAGAGGAGGTCCTGAACATGGCTAAGAATGCCTACAATCCCGTCACTCAGGATGTCCTCGATACTCTGCGGGCAATCGTAGGTCAGGGCAACGTCTTGTCAGACGCGGAAAAGCTCGAAACCTATTCTCACGACGAGACCGAGGCCGCGGTGTATGGGCATGCCCCCGAGGTGGCGGTCACACCCCTCACCACCGAACAGGTCGCCGCGGTGGTAAAGCTGGCGAACAGGGAACGAATCCCTATCACCCCACGGGGAGCGGGGTCTGGGCTATCAGGAGGCGCTATCCCGGAGTACGGCGGTATCATTCTATCCCTCGAAAAAATGAACAAAATCCTGGAGCTGGACAGGGCCAACATGGTGGCGGTGGTCGAGGCCGGGGTGGTGACCAACGATTTGGCCAACGCGGTACAGGTGGAAGGGCTCTTTTTCGCGGGGTATCCCATGAGCCTCCAGACCTGCGTGATCGGCGGCAATATCGCGGAAAACGCTGGAGGTGGCAAGGCCGTCAAGTATGGCGTAACGGGACGGTATGTCTTGGGGATAGAATTGGTGACCCCTCAGGGCGACGTCGTCCAACTGGGAGGAAAACTCTCCAAGGACGTGAGCGGCTACGATTTGAAATCTTTGGTCATTGGATCCGAGGGGACTTTGGGCGTCGTCACCAAGGCGATCATCAAATTGATCGGTTACCCGACGGCCAAATCAGACCTACTGGTGCTCTTTAAAACACCCAAAGAGGCGATAGACCTAGTTCCCGTGATTCTTTCGAAAGGCATAGCCCCCACCAGCATCGAATTTATGGATCAACTTTCGATTATCACCAGTTGCGAATACCTGAATGAAAGCCTCCCCTATGAAAACTGCGGTGCCATGCTCCTCATTGAGTTGGATGGAACCAGCGTGCCCCAGATTGAGATGGACCTCGTCGAGGCGGGCAAACTTTGCGAGGCGAACGGAGCCATAGAGGTATACGTGGCAGAGGACAAGAACAACATTGAACGCATATGGAATGTTCGTCGGAATATCGCGGAAGCCTTCAAGGTCTATAGCCCCATCCAGAGCCTGGAGGACATCGTGGTTCCCATCTCCCGCATTCCAGAGATGATTCCCGAACTGGAAAGAATGGGGAAAAAATACAACGTGCAGATTCCCTGTTACGGGCACGCGGGAGACGGCAATCTTCACGCCACGCTCGTCAAAGACCCGGAAATGCCCATGGAAACGTGGAAAGAGAACGAACATCAGTGCCTGAAGGAGCTTTATAAAGTCACCGGCGACCTGGGAGGCAAGATCAGCGGAGAGCACGGCATAGGCATCAAGCGCAGGGAGTACCTGAAGGAAATCATCAACTCGGTGGAGCTGGATCTTATGCGAGCCATCAAAGGAGCCTGGGATCCGAATAACATCATGAATCCCGGCAAAATCTTCGTGTAGCTCGTCTTGACGAAAGAGAACGCGGGACGCCGGGCGAACTTCCGTCGTTTTCCACAACAAACAGCAGAAAAGCAGTTGATCAAAGCAGTTGAATAAAGTTGAAACGTTCCACACTCACGTTTAAATATCTCGATTAAGAAAGGATGAAGTGTGTTATGTCAACAAATTTACTTGCGTTTATCGCTTTGGTTCCTATTTTGGTAGCCTTGGTTTTGATGGTGGGTTT includes:
- a CDS encoding electron transfer flavoprotein subunit alpha/FixB family protein — translated: MTKKTRNEVWTLAEQYDGKLKAVSFELLGRGRSLADKLGGKLTAVLIGDGVSDSGLESLIQQGADTVYAVQSLELKYFVCETYGRVLESLIREYEPAVFLAAATSMGRTLMPYTAVKIPTGLTADCTELDIEEGTGNLLQTRPAIGGNIMATIKTPDHRPQMATVRPKSSRPLPADASRKGEILHLPLNKALIDPRTQVRGYRREESEILGLDEADIIVSGGRGLKKGENFHLIHSLAKQLGGAVGASRDAVDRGWISYPHQVGLSGKTVSPKIYIGVGISGAIQHLAGIKTSETIVSINSDPDATLHKIADLAIVGDAFQVIPEIQKRLGEKRRS
- a CDS encoding FAD-binding protein codes for the protein MAKNAYNPVTQDVLDTLRAIVGQGNVLSDAEKLETYSHDETEAAVYGHAPEVAVTPLTTEQVAAVVKLANRERIPITPRGAGSGLSGGAIPEYGGIILSLEKMNKILELDRANMVAVVEAGVVTNDLANAVQVEGLFFAGYPMSLQTCVIGGNIAENAGGGKAVKYGVTGRYVLGIELVTPQGDVVQLGGKLSKDVSGYDLKSLVIGSEGTLGVVTKAIIKLIGYPTAKSDLLVLFKTPKEAIDLVPVILSKGIAPTSIEFMDQLSIITSCEYLNESLPYENCGAMLLIELDGTSVPQIEMDLVEAGKLCEANGAIEVYVAEDKNNIERIWNVRRNIAEAFKVYSPIQSLEDIVVPISRIPEMIPELERMGKKYNVQIPCYGHAGDGNLHATLVKDPEMPMETWKENEHQCLKELYKVTGDLGGKISGEHGIGIKRREYLKEIINSVELDLMRAIKGAWDPNNIMNPGKIFV